AAATGGGAGCTATTTGTGCAATACGCATATTTTTCTTCCTAAATAACGTGAGTTCACCATAAGAAAATCAAGAAGGTGTTGATAAAAAACAGCCTAATGTATTATAAGTAGTCGTGAACATGAACAACCAACACAAGAAAATCATGATGTTACTGAGACTATTTCCGGGACTGATAATTTTTACAAAGCGAATATATTATACTCCTAAATGAGTATTCTTTGCAACGATAATATAAATGAATGTTTTTGTTGCATTTATTGCATTAGATAAACGCTTTAAAACCAGCTAATATTTTTCGATAATCTGGAATTATATAAAAGATATGCTGATATTTTAAAAAAGGGAGAAAAAAATGACAAAAGCAATAAGTATTATTTTAAAAAATCCTCAGCTACATTCATTTTAATGAAATCTCTACTTAAAAATGTTGAATAATGACTTCGTTTTAGGATATATGCTCAGAAACAGTGTCATACAAAACATAATGAAGGTAATAATTAAAATTACCCTAAACAACTTTTTTAAGCGGAAGGATCTATAACCAAACTTTTTCACAAACTGCATCACTACATCTCTTCGTTCTCTATATGCACTTTTTGGTAAACGCGGCGTATGGGTGAAAAGCCGCCCTAAAGCAGCATTTAACCGTATCTGCACATTTACCGCCCAACCCGATGCTTCCAAAAGAACACTCATATCTCGTTTGCCTATCTTGGTAAAACCTATAATCATACCCGGCAATATAACAACAATTGCTAGTCCCACTAACATACCCAGGATATGAACCAGTTTCACTTGGGAAAAAGCCTTGGTAATATAAGCGAAGGATGATCCAAGAGCCGCAATAGCTATGCCCCCGCCTAATAAAAGATCACGTGCTATGCCGGATCCGCTAGGAGAAGAAATGGCTGTTTCTAATTTATCTTGACGGGATTTACTGAATTTATCTATTTGTTTTTTCACCAAATCAGTAATTTGCTTAAAAGGTGCTCTTACTGACTCCCAGAGGCTGATAGGGTTTTCCACGATATCCACTATCTCTGCATCCCACTCTATGCCGTCTATGGTAAAAAAGATACCGCGTTTACCGATACGCAATCGACCTGTGTTCCCAGAAGTTACTGCAGCCACAATTTCAAATCTAATATCTTTCTCTTGACGGCCGGTAATTTCCAAATACAGCAGGTAGATATAACTGTTTCCTGCTATTTTTTTGTGGATAGATCTATCCTGAACTTTCATTGTAAAAGTCATTTCCCTGCCATCAATTACTAATCTCCCCATTTCTAGGAGAGACCGATTTTGAGGAGAATACAGATTTTTAAAACTGACAAAATTGTTTGCCAATTCCATCAACCATCTTTGATAAAGAATTAGTTTTTCCAAATTATGTATCTGGTTTAAATCATCAGCCGCAGCCAGATCCTTTGCGATCAACTCACTCGTCTCTCGCCTGTACGGTCCGTTAAGATAGGTATTTAGCCTATCTGTTCCCAGCTTTTCTACCTTTATACCCCGCTTGCTTTTTAACCATATCCTGTATGGTGTAAAGATAGCTTTTACCTTATTCCACTATTTTTCAGTAAGCTGTTTGACTGATTCTCCAAGAGCATGCTTTAGAACCTTTTCTCTAACTTCAAATAGTCGCTCAAGATATCCGGGATTGATCATTGACTCTAAATCCAAGATACCTTTTGGATTTGGTAAAGCCAATGGAGCATTCTTAAGACGGGATTCCATCATTGACTTATCCGTAAAATCGATTTCCTCAAGCTCCTTCTGGCGAAGCTGCATCTGGGCTATTGTCCGTTCATCGAACCTGACCATTGCACACTGTGCAAAATATTGGTCAAGCTTCCATTCTAAGCTAACCATCAGCTGATAAGCTTGCGGCGTCTCAGTTCCCCAAAACATAATTTCTGTGGTTTTATCTCCTTTAGGAATCTCTCCTTCCCTTTGCCAGACAAGATAACTTTCAGCTTCCTGGAAAAATATCTCAAGCTGCTTTTGGCTGATCCCCGGTTTACCGCAGGCATCTAAAGTAGAGCCGACAGTCTCCATGACCGAGGTGATAAATTGGGCTAAATCAGGGTCAGTTGTGACTTCAGGAGGAATAATGCCATCGCCATTATTCGCCATACTAGCCATAATGCTTTGTACATCCCGTACCTGGCTCAAGTTAATCTCCTGCGTGTTTGGTGAGTTAAGATTGGTTAAAATTAACTCTGCTGAAGCTTTTAATTTTTGACCTTCAGGATAACTAATATCAATATCGCCTAAGTTTAGTATCTCAGTACCTTCGGACAAATGGCTACGATTGGCAAGAAATCGAAACAACCATACTAAAGCCGTCTTGAGTTCATCAGTCCTTATGCGACCATTTCTATCTGTATCTACATAAGAAGTAAATGCATAATCGCAGTTGAGGCTGTCGATTGGAATACTGGTAGCTGCCCAGTACGCATCATCAAGAACTTGAATCTTCTCCAAATCCTGAGCACTTTGAACTCTAAGCTGGTAACTGCCACCGTAATTCTTAAATATCAATTTAGACATTAAAAAACCTCCTTGTTTAATGCTATCTTTTGCCTCTTTACCTTAAAACTCCCAATTATGAGAGTTGTCTAATAATACTCCTTGAAGTAAAAACCATCAATTTAAAAACTTGACATAGAATTAAAGATTTCTTATACCCAATATATTCTATTCTTATTGAACTTTAGAGAGAGGGTTTTGTAAGTAATATAAATAGGTTATAACTATATTTTGAGAAGATGGCTCCCCGTGCAAATATTTGCTATAGTATTATCTCTGAATCCTAGGTCTAATTACATCACTAATATAGCAAATAACCCAGAAAATACATGAGAATTTGAGAGGTTGGTTACATTGATATTTCCGGGCATGTCTAAAGGCTCGAGAATGGTATTTAGCAGATTGTTTTCGTTCAGTAGGGTGCAAAAAATGTCCATTTTTTGCACAGAGAGGATTGTGGTGGTATAATTGGGAAGAAAAGGAGGAAGTTATGAAACCTTTGCCTTTAATGGGTGTAGTTATGTTTGTATTTTTATTCTTATTTATTCAATCATATGTATTTGCAGATGAAATCTATCTAAAAAATGGTGATAGAGTAAGTGGTAATATAAATAGTGAAACAGAAGAGAGTATCATAATAGAAACAGAGGCAATTGGGACAATAACTATAAATAGAGCATTTGTGGATAATATCGGCAGGAGTGGTGAAATTGAAGAAACTCCTTTTGAACCTGAAGAAGATAAACTATGGCAAAGCGAGATTGCAGTTGGTTACAGCAAAGCAAGCGGTAACACTCAGAGTAACCAGTTCTCTTTGAGGTCAAAAGCTAATAGGAAGACAGACCATGATGAATTGACATTAAGAGGCGACGTACACTACTCTTCTTCAAACAAGAAAATGGATTCTCAAAAGTGGTATGGTATGGGTCGCTATGCTTTTAGCTTTGGAGGAAATAAAAAATGGTATAATTTCTATAAACTGGAGCTTGATCACGACAGGTTTGCCAATATAGATTATAGGGTTATTCCATCTATTGGCATAGGATATTGGTTTTCTGATGAGCCAGATTGGAAAGCGATGACAGAGATAGGCCTAGGCTTGGAACATACCGAGTTTAGAGATGACACTAAAGATAGTGATGAAGTAGTCCTTATTCCGAGGGCATTTTTTGAAAAGAAATTATTTGGTGACTCGCTGGTGTCTCAAGATTTAACTCTTTATCCACCTTTGGACGATATGGGAGAGTTTAGGTTACATTCAGAAACCAAGTTGACAAATCCTATAAATGATAAATTATCATTAAGTCTAAGCTTGATTGATGATTACAATGCAAATCCACCTCAAGACACCAAGAAGAATGATATACAGATTATATCAGCATTGACTTATTCTTTCTAAACATCCACCTTATATTTTATCATGTTCCTCCCCGTGCAAATATTAGTTAAATTATATCTCTGATTTCATAGACCTGCAGATGCATACTATATAAAAGGATATATAAGATTATATGCCGATTCAGAGAGGATTTTCTAGCAGATCTTACGCGGTCCCTCTCGTATGAGCCGAGGGGAAACCTCTCATATTTCCTAGCTGCTAATTATATAGCCATTGAGCTATTATGGCAAGGATTATCTACTATAGAGAGGCGAATTACTGGCCTGGTGACGGACAAAAGGGCTTGAAATTTGTCCGTTTTGTCTGGTCATTTTAGGCTCAAAATTGCGTAACTCTTTGGAAGTTTAGAAGATATCAATGTCC
This genomic interval from Candidatus Kaelpia imicola contains the following:
- a CDS encoding DUF481 domain-containing protein — protein: MKPLPLMGVVMFVFLFLFIQSYVFADEIYLKNGDRVSGNINSETEESIIIETEAIGTITINRAFVDNIGRSGEIEETPFEPEEDKLWQSEIAVGYSKASGNTQSNQFSLRSKANRKTDHDELTLRGDVHYSSSNKKMDSQKWYGMGRYAFSFGGNKKWYNFYKLELDHDRFANIDYRVIPSIGIGYWFSDEPDWKAMTEIGLGLEHTEFRDDTKDSDEVVLIPRAFFEKKLFGDSLVSQDLTLYPPLDDMGEFRLHSETKLTNPINDKLSLSLSLIDDYNANPPQDTKKNDIQIISALTYSF